The sequence CTGTTTTACGCGATGCGGATCAACTGGATTTTGCCGGCATTGAAAAAAGTATTGCCGATTACGGTAAAAAGGCCAAAGAAGGCAACATCAGCGTGGATGACCTGACGGGAGGCACTTTTACTATTACCAATGGTGGCATCTTCGGATCAATGCTCTCAACTCCCATCCTAAATCCGCCTCAATGCGCGATTTTAGGCATGCATGCTATAAAAGAGCGGCCAGTCGTTGAAAATGGTGAAATAATGATCCGCCCCATCATGTATCTGGCCTTGTCCTACGATCATCGACTAGTCGACGGTCGTGAAGCAGTGCAATTCCTGGCTACTATCAAAGAATGTCTAGAATCGCCTGCTCATCTGCTTCTAAATATTTAAACGGTATATTGCCATGTCAAAATATGAATCAACGTACGATGTTATAGTGTTGGGCGCCGGTCCTGCTGGTTATGTGGCAGCTATTAGAGCGGCGCAATTGGGCTTAAAAACAGCTTGCGTTGATAACTGGATGAGCCCTGACGGTAAAACCAGTTTGGGCGGAACTTACATAAATGCAGGCTGTATTTCATCAATGGCGCTTTTGGAATCTGCCAAAATCTACCATCAGATTCGGCATGACATCAAAGACCACGGTATATCCGTAGATAATATCAGCCTTGATGTTCCTAAAATGATTGCCCGCAAAGACAAAAAAGTCGATATGCTCAGCAAGCAAATCAAGCAGGTTTTTGCTGATAACGGCATTGATTTTATTCATGGCTCAGGCAAACTGATGAATGCCCGGCAAGTTTCGGCAACACCTCCTAACGGCGGCAAACCGATTATTCTTAATGCAAAAAATGTGATCCTGGCGACCGGGTCTTCACCCATTGAACTTAACTGTGCGGCTATAGACAACGATGTCATCATCGATTCGACTGCAGCGCTGAGCCTGCAAACCGTCCCAAAAAAGCTAGGTATCATAGGTGCAGGCATCATTGGCCTTGAGATTGGCGGAATCTGGAATAAACTGGGCTCAGACGTCACACTGCTGGAAGCCCAGGAAATATTCCTGCATGTAACCGATCAACAAATATCACTGGAAGCCTACAAAATTTATACCGATCAAGGTTTAGATCTGAGAATGGGCACCCGGGTTATTTCTGCAAAACGATCTAAAGATAAGGTAATCGTCGAATATCAGGATCAAGAGGGTAATCACACCTTGAAACTGGATAAACTGATTGTCGCTTCCGGACGAAAACCCAATTCCGAAAATATTGCTGCACCTGAAGCAGAACTGGTTTTAGATGAAAATGGTTACATTCATGTCGATGAAAAATGCTGCACCACTGTCCCAGGTGTCTATGCCATTGGCGATTTGACCTTACTCGGCCCGATGCTGGCTCATAAGGGACTGGAGGAAGGCGTTTTTGTTGCCGAGCAAATTGCAAACATGGAAACACCTATTAACTACGATATTATCCCGAGTGTTATCTACACGGATCCGGAAATCGCCTGGGTGGGCCATACCGAACAGGCCGTTCAAGCCATGGGTATTAAATACAATACCGGTGTATTCCCACTGAAAGCCAATGGCAGGGCAGAAGCCATTGACAAAACGGAAGGCCTGGTCAAAATCATCACCAACGCTGAAACCGATATAATCATGGGCGTCCACATCATCGGAATAAATGCATCCGAATTAATCGCAGAAGCTGTTTTGGCAATGGAGTTTTCAGCCAGCTCGGAAGATTTGGCCAGAACAATTCATGCGCACCCGACCATTTCCGAGGTCCTCCATGAAGCCGCATTAGCCATTGACAACCGTTCACTGCACTTACCTTAAGCTAAAACCCAAGCACAAAATACCGGTGATTCTGACCGTCTCACAATGACTACCGGTTGAGGAGTATCCAATAGCCAGCTCCTCAACCTCTTCTTACCCGCCGGTGATCACCGCACTTCTGAAGCTTCAGACTGTGTTACTACCATGAGTGACCAACCCCTTCACATCAGACTCAGCCGTAAGACTCATAATACCTGCTTCCAGGCAGCGCTGATCAGTTTGATGGGAATAGTTCTAAGTTTGAGTCCATTGGGCGCTTATTTTGAAGAAGAAATGGGCCTCGCCTGGTTATTCCATATGAGAGGCCCTGTTACCCCTCCCGAAGAGGTAGTCATTGTCAGCATTGACAAATCCTCTGCAGAAATCTTGCGCTTACCGGACGACCCTGAAAAATGGCCGCGTTCTTATTATGCCCAACTGATAAATAAACTGAATCAGCAAAGGCCCTCGATCATTGGTTTTAATATCATTTTTGAGGAAAGCAGGGATGCCGAAAGCGATTTGATGCTCGCTCAAGCGATGAAAGAAGGCCGCAACATTGTGCTGAGCAATTATTTAAAACAAAGCACTCTTTCTTCCATCGGACCTTTAAACCAGTTCAGATACGAAACCATCATAGAACCGATTCCCATCTTGAATCAGGTCGCATTGGGAACTGCGCCATTTCCTCTCCCCAAATCATCATCCAGCATCAAACAATTCTGGGCGTTTAAAAGCAGCGCCGGCGATATCGCCACATTTCCAGTCGCCGTGTTCCAATCTCATCTGCTGAAACAGGCTTACCCGGCAATTTTGGAACTGATCAAAACAACAGCACCGGAACTTTCCGCTCAATTTCCTCCTGATTTTGAAGGGTTGGTAAACACTCAGGATAATTTTGAAACCATACAAATCGTCCAATCAGTATTAAGCAAACAGAGATTGACAGATGACGTTCCCCATTCATCATCTGCTATCAAAGCTACACAGGGAAATGCCCACCTTTTAAAATCCTGGGCTGCCTTGCTTAAAGAAAATGACAGTCTGCTGCTTAATCATTATGGAAAAGCCGGCACCCTTACCACAATCCCTTTTTATCAGGCATTAGTCAGTGACATACTGAACCCCGATCTTTTTAGCAACAAGATTGTCCTGATCGGTTACTCAGAAAATATCATGGAAGAAAAAAACCGCGGATTTTACACCGTCTATTCTGAACAGGACGGCAGCACGATAAGCCCCATTGAACTTGCTGCAACTGCAATTGCCAATTTACTCGAGCATAGCTGGCTCAAAGCCCTACCCGTTGCTTATCAGCTGGCTTTGCTGGTTTTATGGAGCATGTTCTTATCTCTGGCCTGCCGGTTTTGTTCTTTTTCGGTCTTATTAGCCGTTATTGCATCATCATCCGCCGCTTACCTCAGTCTCGCCAGTTACTGCTTTAACCAGCATTACTTATGGCTGCCTTTATTCATTCCGATTGTTGTTCAAGCGCTTTCAGTTATCGTCACCGCGGCGGTTGGACATTATTTAGAGGGAAAGCGCGAACACAAAAATATGTTTAACGCATTCAGCCGCTATGTACCCTCAGACATGGTAAATAAAATGGCCGGCCACGGCAGTCTTGACGGTTTAAACAGTCTGGGTGAGCTTATCAATGGCGTCTGCATGGCCAGCGACGCAGGGCAATACACATCCTTGTCCGAGTCCTTGTCCCCTAAAGCCCTAAGCACGTTGATGAATCATTACTACGGCACTTTATTCCCGGAAGTGCAGCAACACGGAGGCATGATTTCCGACGTAATTGGCGATGCGATGCTGGCAATTTGGGCTAAATCGGATCATAACGACAAAGCGTTGAGAACCAGGGCCTGT comes from Methylicorpusculum oleiharenae and encodes:
- the lpdA gene encoding dihydrolipoyl dehydrogenase, whose protein sequence is MAMSKYESTYDVIVLGAGPAGYVAAIRAAQLGLKTACVDNWMSPDGKTSLGGTYINAGCISSMALLESAKIYHQIRHDIKDHGISVDNISLDVPKMIARKDKKVDMLSKQIKQVFADNGIDFIHGSGKLMNARQVSATPPNGGKPIILNAKNVILATGSSPIELNCAAIDNDVIIDSTAALSLQTVPKKLGIIGAGIIGLEIGGIWNKLGSDVTLLEAQEIFLHVTDQQISLEAYKIYTDQGLDLRMGTRVISAKRSKDKVIVEYQDQEGNHTLKLDKLIVASGRKPNSENIAAPEAELVLDENGYIHVDEKCCTTVPGVYAIGDLTLLGPMLAHKGLEEGVFVAEQIANMETPINYDIIPSVIYTDPEIAWVGHTEQAVQAMGIKYNTGVFPLKANGRAEAIDKTEGLVKIITNAETDIIMGVHIIGINASELIAEAVLAMEFSASSEDLARTIHAHPTISEVLHEAALAIDNRSLHLP
- a CDS encoding CHASE2 domain-containing protein, whose protein sequence is MSDQPLHIRLSRKTHNTCFQAALISLMGIVLSLSPLGAYFEEEMGLAWLFHMRGPVTPPEEVVIVSIDKSSAEILRLPDDPEKWPRSYYAQLINKLNQQRPSIIGFNIIFEESRDAESDLMLAQAMKEGRNIVLSNYLKQSTLSSIGPLNQFRYETIIEPIPILNQVALGTAPFPLPKSSSSIKQFWAFKSSAGDIATFPVAVFQSHLLKQAYPAILELIKTTAPELSAQFPPDFEGLVNTQDNFETIQIVQSVLSKQRLTDDVPHSSSAIKATQGNAHLLKSWAALLKENDSLLLNHYGKAGTLTTIPFYQALVSDILNPDLFSNKIVLIGYSENIMEEKNRGFYTVYSEQDGSTISPIELAATAIANLLEHSWLKALPVAYQLALLVLWSMFLSLACRFCSFSVLLAVIASSSAAYLSLASYCFNQHYLWLPLFIPIVVQALSVIVTAAVGHYLEGKREHKNMFNAFSRYVPSDMVNKMAGHGSLDGLNSLGELINGVCMASDAGQYTSLSESLSPKALSTLMNHYYGTLFPEVQQHGGMISDVIGDAMLAIWAKSDHNDKALRTRACQAALAIQQAVDRFNRSQPHTLNTRLGLHYGEMHLGNVGSTDHFEYRAVGDVVNTATRIEGLNKILGTRILVTNEVVHDLDHFIKRELGLFILKGKTHPVCVYELIGLNLSGLVNPADRAKDFENALHLFQSYQWTQAHDSFLAIAERYPDDGPARFYLNYLTHQPAPSEDLIIDFKQKSVIDLGNITTALQ